A window of the Dictyostelium discoideum AX4 chromosome 4 chromosome, whole genome shotgun sequence genome harbors these coding sequences:
- the nagE gene encoding glycoside hydrolase family 20 protein produces MKRIITIINYLFLILLLLLLSFINLTFSFNIVNIEDFKIVNNNENLNYIFPKPKFVTFQASRGDPKNINEFDAKRPFIELTNETKIKFQNDEKSSSSSQNKKHWNENDIEHIKKYYQYLFKVYPIREQSNIFKDIIINNKNNYENTTGTTYTIEIIKTPTLSEKDYKSTHKNTIPFGSNENYELLSSQYGITIYVNSKFGVLHALKSLFQSGNLVLSNNNNNNNNNNNNNNNNNNNKRIKKLYFYNYPFSIVDKPRLNYRGLLIDTGRHYLSVEYIKEIITSMSLLKMNALHWHITDDQSFPLEIPEYPLLYRKGSNHLGYIHNFISTTTTSNNNKTNEEEQKKQKQHLNYYKLRDIKEIIKHGEFMGVRIIPEIDLPGHTLSWGKAYPELVCSCPNYLEKRRNPINGEYTFSAPLDPSNDLVYTMIESILKTVKSVFTDPYLHLGFDEIPFDCWIENSELVTKMFQKYNLSSPSKYLSFFLKKVNQILSNLKTNNNDNSILMWEDIIPMLDSIDQDEYLLNNDDDDKRDIIFQLWKGRDEYDRFLLKNKKPFIYSFGNYLDPSYQSCNTFSECLFKQQELIEEFEKSKLLIGMEACAWEMIPYGDIKSIEKDGISKHDRGYPDRVWSRLLGIAEKMWFKPIFSFNETENKQLTQSIKDQIKENSITRAKYFIKILDLIIQNQNLIDSSKLNKII; encoded by the coding sequence atgaaaaggataataacaataataaattatttatttttaattttattattattattattatcattcataaatttaacattttcatttaatattgtaaatatagaagattttaaaattgtaaataataatgaaaatttaaattatatattccCAAAACCAAAATTTGTAACATTTCAAGCATCAAGAGGTGATCCAAAGAATATAAACGAATTTGATGCAAAAAGACCTTTTATAGAATTAACAAACGAAAcgaaaattaaatttcaaaatgatgaaaaatcatcatcatcatcacaaaataaaaaacattggaatgaaaatgatatagaacatattaaaaaatattatcaatatttatttaaagtttaTCCAATTAGAGAACaatcaaatatatttaaagatataataattaataataaaaataactatGAGAATACCACTGGTACGACCTACACAattgaaatcattaaaactCCAACTCTATCTGAAAAAGATTATAAATCAACACACAAAAATACAATCCCATTTGGGTCAAATGAAAACTACGAACTCCTATCATCACAATATGGTATTACAATTTAtgtaaattcaaaatttggTGTTTTACATGCactaaaatcattatttcaaTCTGGTAATTTagttttatcaaataataataataataataataataataataataataataataataataataataataaaagaattaagaaattatatttttataattatccattttcaattgttgataaaCCAAGATTAAATTATCGTGGtcttttaattgatactGGTAGACATTATCTAAGTGTAGAATATATTAAGGAAATCATTACATCAAtgtcattattaaaaatgaatgcTTTACATTGGCATATAACTGATGATCAATCATTCCCATTAGAAATACCTGAATATCCATTACTTTATAGAAAAGGTTCAAATCATTTAGGTTATATacataattttatttcaacaacaacaacaagcaataataataaaacaaatgaagaagaacaaaaaaaacaaaaacaacatttaaattattataaattaagaGACATTAAAGAGATTATTAAACATGGTGAATTTATGGGTGTTAGAATTATACCAGAGATTGATTTACCAGGTCATACATTATCATGGGGTAAAGCATATCCGGAATTGGTTTGTTCATGTccaaattatttagaaaagAGAAGAAATCCAATAAATGGTGAATATACATTCTCTGCACCATTAGATCCATCAAATGATTTAGTTTACACTAtgattgaatcaattttaaaaactgtTAAATCAGTATTCACTGATCCATACCTACATTTAGGATTTGATGAAATTCCATTTGATTGTTGGATTGAAAATTCAGAATTAGTAACTAAAATGtttcaaaaatataatttatcatcaccttcaaaatatttatctttttttttaaaaaaagttaatcaaattttatcaaatttaaaaacaaataataatgataattcaatattaatgtGGGAAGATATTATACCAATGTTAGATTCAATTGATCAAgatgaatatttattaaataatgatgatgatgataaacgagatataatatttcaattatgGAAAGGTAGAGATGAATATGATAGAttcttattaaaaaataagaaaccatttatttatagttttggTAATTATTTAGATCCATCATATCAATCATGTAATACATTCTCTGAatgtttatttaaacaacaagaattaattgaagaatttgaaaagagtaaattattaattggtatgGAAGCTTGTGCTTGGGAGATGATACCATATggtgatattaaatcaattgaaaaagatgGTATCTCAAAACATGATAGAGGTTATCCCGATAGAGTTTGGTCAAGATTATTAGGTATCGCTGAGAAAATGTGGTTTAAACCAATCTTTTCTTTCAATGAAActgaaaataaacaattaacccaatcaattaaagatcaaattaaagaaaactCAATTACACGtgcaaaatattttattaaaattttagatttaatcattcaaaatcaaaatttaattgattcttcaaaattaaataaaattatttaa
- a CDS encoding protein phosphatase 2C-related protein, with translation MTLGVPIVVLQYDQLPHFNVTNLKSSTQSIQVDSDSDQPFLSTRSISTYPTLPGGEKDGDPIADKLFVQVHKNRAVLAIADGCNWGKRPAMAARDAIAAFAEYFNERQNEINTLQDAGHFLLRAFCEAHNKIVEGKPDIWEAGTTTLLGGLVLEFEQQQQQPSSSSSSNKDENGEEVISNGSGSSNGNGNGNGSGSSGNQSSPKWGFLCASVGDCKAFLVSHKRKEATDVTNGNRCNLSDTRDPGGRLGPYVGQGWPDLRNLKLYFTFCEENDIALIVSDGVHDNLDPIMLGKTPDEVNIDAKGWEDLPQDDLLRAKTQFMKSLLEEMIFNNPDEKISPTDITNKIIDHCSTVTKNAREFMQEFPNKKQPNDYREYPGKMDHTTVVAYKIGSGNSSSF, from the exons atgacgTTAGGTGTGCCAATTGTTGTATTACAATATGATCAATTACCACATTTCAATGTTACCAATTTAAAGAGTTCAACTCAATCAATTCAAGTCGATAGTGATTCGGATCAACCATTTTTATCAACCCGTTCAATCAGTACCTATCCAACACTACCTGGAGGTGAAAAAGATGGTGATCCGATAGCAGATAAATTATTCGTTCAAGTACATAAAAATAGGGCAGTATTAGCGATCGCAGATGGCTGTAATTGGGGTAAAAGACCAGCAATGGCAGCAAGGGATGCAATTGCAGCCTTTGCAGAGTATTTCAACGAAAGacaaaatgaaatcaatACACTACAAGATGCAGGTCATTTCCTATTGAGAGCATTTTGTGAAGCtcataataaaattgtagaGGGTAAACCTGATATTTGGGAAGCAGGTACAACAACTTTATTAGGTGGTTTAGTATTGGAatttgaacaacaacaacaacaaccttcatcatcatcttcatcaaataaagatgaaaatggGGAAGAAGTTATTAGcaatggtagtggtagtagtaatggtaatggtaatggtaatggtagtggtagtagtggtaatcAATCATCACCAAAATGGGGATTCTTATGCGCTAGTGTAGGTGATTGTAAAGCTTTTTTAGTATCACATAAACGTAAGGAAGCAACAGATGTAACCAATGGTAATAGATGTAATTTAAGTGATACAAGAGACCCAGGTGGAAGATTAGGACCATACGTTGGTCAAGGTTGGCCTGATCTtagaaatttgaaattatactTTACATTTTGCGAAGAGAATGATATAGCATTAATCGTTTCCGATGGTGTTCATGATAATTTGGATCCAATAATGTTAGGTAAAACGCCTGATGAAGTAAACATTGACGCTAAAGGTTGGGAAGATCTTCCTCAAGATGATTTATTACGTGCTAAAACTCAATTCATGAAATCATTACTCGAAGAAATGATCTTTAATAATCCTGATGAAAAAATTTCTCCAACTGATatcacaaataaaattattgatcaTTGTTCAACTGTTACTAAAAATGCTAGAGAATTTATGCAAGAG ttcccaaataaaaaacaaccaAATGATTATAGAGAATATCCAGGTAAAATGGATCATACCACTGTAGTTGCATATAAGATTGGTTCTggaaattcatcatcattttaa
- the gpaD gene encoding G-protein subunit alpha 4, translated as MRFKCFGSEETEQSSKIDKSIETDRRKLRKDVKLLLLGPGESGKSTIFKQMKIIQEDGGYSVEELLEYRAFVYSNCISQMEALLTASAKLNIELEVENKQRAANVLRRTIGNEPWLLLAADIKHLWEDKGIKETYAQKDKHFQLNDSAAYFFDNIDRYMREDFVPNEQDVLRCRVRTTGIQESEFTFDKIRLKIVDVGGQRSQRRKWIHCFDCVTAVIFVAAMSDYDQVLREDESVNRTRESLALFKEIVNCDYFKETPIVLFLNKKDLFKEKLKRVPLQSCFSDYTGPNKYKDAAMFIQSQYLAQGPSPRTIYTHATCAVDTENIKFVFRAVRQTILSQALEHF; from the exons atgagATTCAAGTGTTTTGGATCAGAAGAAACTGAACAAAGTTCAAAAATCGATAAAAGTATCGAAACAGATAGAAGAAAACTTAGAAAAgatgtaaaattattattattaggtcCAGGTGAATCTGGTAAATCaactatttttaaacaaatgaAGATCATTCAAGAAGATGGTGGTTATAGTGTTGAAGAACTTTTAGAATATCGTGCATTCGTTTATTCAAATTGTATCAGTCAAATGGAAGCATTATTAACTGCATCtgcaaaattaaatattgaattagaagttgaaaataaa caaAGAGCAGCAAATGTACTTCGTAGAACTATTGGTAATGAACCATGGTTATTATTAGCAGCTGATATTAAACACCTTTGGGAAGATAAAGGTATTAAAGAAACATATGCACAAAAAGATAAACATTTCCAATTAAACGATTCTGCTGCTta tttCTTTGATAATATAGATAGATATATGAGAGAAGATTTTGTACCAAATGAACAAGATGTTTTGAGATGTCGTGTTAGAACTACTGGTATACAAGAATCAGAATTTACATTTGATAAGATTAGATTAAAGATTGTAGATGTCGGTGGTCAAAGATCTCAAAGAAGAAAATGGATTCATTGTTTCGATTGTGTTACAGCAGTTATTTTCGTTGCCGCTATGAGCGATTACGATCAAGTACTTAGAGAAGATGAATCTGTAAATAGAACTAGAGAATCCTTAGCCTTATTCAAAGAGATTGTAAATTGTGATTACTTTAAAGAGACACCAATCGTGTTATTCCTCAACAAGAAGGATCTTTTCAAGGAAAAATTAAAGAGAGTACCACTCCAATCTTGTTTCTCTGATTACACTGGtccaaataaatataaagatgCTGCCATGTTCATTCAATCACAATATCTTGCACAAGGTCCTTCACCACGTACTATCTATACTCATGCCACTTGTGCTGTCGATactgaaaatattaaatttgtattCAGAGCAGTTAGACAAACAATTTTATCTCAAGCTTTAGAACACTTCTAA
- a CDS encoding DUF214 family protein → MTNKRNNKYQSINNNDDEEDDDFIKSRDYNNNNNNNNNNNNVKINKSNGSSSSSDSFDEFIENSEEQTFLKNKDNYDDNGKIKKKISSKPYGKFKGISNAINGDTVKVKIVNWFRTLLYHWKHFFSHTLRINLRNKLSYLLGFSACFLVVFIVSLCVSIITNTPVVFLSLSEASVGEMDMVLTPGSWTLSDQLNYTMLSELLAGTYKEPNGSYFDDNNNNNQYELEEVDDSYHSPRVDGTVSVVSAKSCPNGNTNPNDNLWKYHDEPNQCEPYCFESVCSNSVASKASMFVIDTAREKRMGLGRDWKLDAPPQGTVYVQENLANKLSISKGDTIFIRIPTRSFLSSIWTHANITSSTIPVIYATATVADTFSSSEGKFPSDQSSSIIIEYSTFLPFLITQFDPEMNYNSKNYISKINFYDYSKQVIINLPPSRLTPYINSNQDVILEKIVDFSNKILYKVGFNELSSELPVMSELSKNRYVALFLGLILNVIIFILLFLSILLIYSLLMIDVETRTFEMGVMRMIGTTRNGIIQLMLFKAFSYSVPSWGLGLLIAQVFGFIVSAIFKSITGVPIPPKLTGEAILLASALGIIIPIASAIFPIRNALGKNLHDSLDVKHSKTAAVQISIERSEDNSFSSSVALIGSLLSVFGFGIYYVFPLSLLSFNLTLLLNMFFMLLIAMLLGLVSLALNVEQILERAVVNLFFFWEKRAIKSLVIKNLIAHKLRNRKTAIMYAVSLAFIIFVNVSYSMQQASMNYQVQQSYGSYLSVKSSEPFFQPESTLLIDQFLSQYQPEIEDYAWESSSFSIMTKQYQQSQITNIGHIYSDGTNMYAISPNLFATTLPGFLKASSIAPDPDYSLNDIQYLSEQIYSFTSGQKIIIGSLYTDVIGASIDQSFLLQLNIKSGEASSVNSTRHLVKPSAMLDSAPSFKFSKFPSVTNQDSIVSFPTYLSYASSIFSSVREIPMNQVILKLNTDDKDAVESIKNRLNSFLIGNLREDFDMLDYYEKIKPFATASVIIQYFFSFTTVLAMTISFFSLMSSVYSNILEQTKEIGVLCALGIPKSWMIRIYVYEAFVLVMASSMLGMFIGSTVGFTMILQRQLFTMLPIPMTLPWQLIIIVFICSMFFSFFSAFGPIRKVLNQPVVSIMRVVT, encoded by the exons atgacAAATAAAAGgaataataaatatcaatctataaataataatgatgatgaagaagatgatgattttataaaatcaagagattataataataataataataataataataataataataatgtaaaaataaataaaagtaatggtagtagtagtagtagcgATAGTTTTGATGAATTTATAGAAAATTCAGAAGAacaaacatttttaaaaaataaagataattatGATGACAATGGTAAAATTAAGAAGAAAATATCAAGTAAACCTTATGGTAAATTCAAGGGTATATCAAATGCAATAAATGGTGATACAGTAAAAGTGAAGATAGTGAATTGGTTTAGAACATTACTCTACCATTGGAAACATTTCTTTTCACATACATTAAGAATCAATCTACGTAATAAGTTATCCTATTTGTTAGGATTTTCCGCATGCTTCTTGGTAGTGTTTATAGTGTCACTATGTGTttccatcatcaccaacacaCCAGTGGTATTCCTAAGTTTGTCAGAAGCAAGTGTTGGTGAAATGGATATGGTGTTGACACCTGGTTCATGGACATTATcagatcaattaaattatacaaTGTTATCAGAGTTATTAGCTGGTACATATAAAGAACCAAATGGAAGTtattttgatgataataataataataatcaatatgaATTAGAAGAAGTAGATGATAGTTACCATTCACCAAGAGTCGATGGGACTGTTAGTGTGGTTAGTGCAAAGTCGTGTCCAAACGGTAACACAAATCCAAATGATAATCTTTGGAAATATCATGATGAGCCAAATCAATGTGAACCATACTGTTTCGAATCAGTTTGTAGTAATTCAGTAGCAAGTAAAGCATCGATGTTTGTGATTGATACTGCACGTGAAAAGAGGATGGGATTAGGTCGTGATTGGAAATTGGATGCTCCACCACAGGGTACAGTTTACGTTCAAGAGAATTTagcaaataaattatcaatttcaaaggGTGATACAATATTCATTCGTATTCCAACTAGATCATTTCTATCATCAATTTGGACTCATGCCAATATCACCTCTTCAACCATACCCGTAATTTATGCAACAGCAACTGTTGCTGATACTTTCTCTTCTTCTGAAGGTAAGTTCCCATCCGATCAAAGTTCTTCCATAATCATTGAATATTCAAcatttttaccatttttaattacacAATTTGATCCAGAAATGaattataattcaaaaaa ttatatttcaaaaattaatttttatgatTATTCAAAACAagttattataaatttaccaCCATCAAGATTAACACCatatattaattcaaatcaagatgtaattttagaaaagattgtagatttttcaaataaaattttatataaagtTGGATTTAATGAACTTTCATCAGAATTACCAGTGATGAGTGAACTTTCAAAGAATAGATATGTAGCATTATTTTTAGGTTTGATTTTGAATGTAATCATATTCATTCTATTGTTTTTATCGATTCTATTGATTTATTCATTGTTGATGATTGATGTAGAGACTAGAACCTTTGAAATGGGTGTAATGAGAATGATTGGTACAACAAGAAATGGTATTATTCAATTGATGCTATTCAAAGCATTCTCCTATAGTGTACCATCTTGGGGTTTAGGTTTATTAATTGCTCAAGTATTTGGATTCATTGTTTCTGCtattttcaaatcaattacTGGCGTACCAATTCCACCAAAATTAACAGGTGAAGCCATATTGTTAGCATCGGCATTGGGTATTATAATTCCAATAGCGTCGGCAATCTTTCCAATTCGTAATGCATTGGGTAAGAATTTACATGACTCTTTAGATGTGAAACATTCAAAGACTGCCGCTGTACAAATCTCAATTGAACGTAGTGAAGATAACAGTTTCTCATCATCGGTTGCATTGATTGGCTCATTGTTGTCTGTGTTTGGCTTTGGAATTTATTATGTGTTCCCATTGTCGTTGCTTTCATTCAATTTGACACTACTTTTAAATATGTTCTTCATGTTGTTGATTGCAATGTTATTGGGGTTGGTTAGTTTAGCATTAAATGTTGAACAGATTCTAGAGAGGGCTGTAGTTAATCTATTCTTCTTTTGGGAGAAACGTGCTATCAAATCATTGGttataaagaatttaatagcTCATAAACTTAGAAATAGAAAGACCGCTATCATGTATGCAGTTTCATTGGCATTCATTATCTTTGTCAATGTTTCATACTCTATGCAACAGGCATCAATGAATTATCAAGTTCAACAAAGCTATGGTAGTTATCTAAGTGTGAAAAGTAGTGAACCATTCTTTCAACCAGAGTCAACTTTGTTAATCGATCAATTCCTCTCACAATATCAACCAGAGATTGAAGATTACGCTTGGGAGTCTTCATCTTTCTCAATTATGActaaacaatatcaacaatctCAAATTACAAACATTGGTCATATCTATAGTGATGGCACCAATATGTATGCGATTTCTCCAAACTTATTCGCTACTACTTTACCTGGATTCTTAAAGGCAAGCTCAATCGCTCCTGATCCTGATTATAGTTTGAATGATATTCAATATCTTTCCGAGCAAATCTATTCATTTACTAGTGGTCAAAAGATAATCATTGGTTCATTGTATACCGATGTTATTGGTGCTTCAATTGATCAATCATTCCtattacaattaaatattaaatctgGTGAAGCTTCATCAGTTAATTCCACTAGACACTTAGTTAAACCATCGGCAATGTTAGATAGCGCACCATCTTTTAAATTCTCTAAATTCCCATCAGTTACAAATCAAGATTCAATCGTATCATTTCCAACTTATCTCTCGTATGCAAGTAGTATCTTCTCATCAGTACGTGAAATTCCAATGAATCAagtgattttgaaattgaatacTGATGATAAAGATGCTGTAGAATCAATAAAGAATCGTTTAAATAGctttttaattggtaatcTTAGAGAGGATTTCGATATGTTGGATTACTATGAAAAGATTAAACCTTTTGCAACGGCCTCTGTGATCATTCAATACTTTTTCAGTTTTACTACAGTTTTAGCAATGACCATCTCTTTCTTCTCTTTAATGTCTTCTGtatattcaaatattttagaaCAAACTAAAGAAATTGGTGTTTTATGTGCATTGGGAATACCAAAATCTTGGATGATTAGAATTTACGTCTATGAAGCTTTCGTATTGGTTATGGCTTCCTCAATGTTGGGTATGTTTATTGGTTCAACTGTTGGTTTCACAATGATCCTTCAAAGACAATTATTTACAATGTTACCAATTCCAATGACTTTACCTTGgcaattaattataatagtttTCATTTGTTCAAtgtttttctctttcttttcaGCTTTTGGACCAATTAGAAAAGTACTTAATCAACCCGTTGTTAGTATAATGAGAGTTGtaacttaa
- a CDS encoding C2H2-type zinc finger-containing protein: protein MVKKEYICGHTSCRKRCKNNRDLDKHLNTKHILCKEACGLEHSKQVETGFNCLDCGKILSSKQRLNTHIISKHEQPTEEQKTIS from the coding sequence atggtaaaaaaagaatatatttGTGGACATACAAGTTGCAGAAAAAggtgtaaaaataatagagaTTTGGATAAACATTTAAATACAAAACATATTCTTTGTAAAGAAGCATGTGGTTTAGAACATTCAAAACAGGTGGAAACTGGCTTTAATTGTTTAGATTGTGgaaaaattttatcatcaaAACAAAGATTAAACACtcatataatttcaaaacatGAACAACCCACTGAAGAACAAAAAACCATCTCTTAA